The Streptomyces kanamyceticus DNA segment CTCCTCGAACCCCCGGACCACACCACGCCGTTGGGCCTCGGCCCGCGGCCCGCCCTGTGGCGCGGGTGGCTACAGCCGGGGGACAGGGTGCTGTTCTACACGGACGGGCTCAGCGAGGCGCGGGACGCGGGCGGCGTCGACTTCCCGCTGCTCCAGGGTGTCGCCGACGCGCTGGCCGCGCCGCTCCCGTGCGACGCGCTCGACGCGCTGTACGCACTGCTCACCGCGCACACGGGCGCACCGCTCGCCGACGACGTCGCCCTGGTGCTCTGCCAGCCCGCCGAGCACTCCGCCCCGGGATTCGGCGGCGTCCGCCGGTCGCCGATCGCTACGGCAGGTCCCGCACCGGGTGGTCACCCCCGCTGTTGATGACGGGCCCCAGCTCCCGCGCGCACCGCGAGATAGCTGCTCTCCCACGGGGCGTCGATGACCGGCACGGAGGTGGCGCCGGGCCCCGGCCGGCGGCCGGGAACCGTCAGTGCTGCTGCGGCTTCTGCGGAGTCGCCTCGCTCGGGCGGACGATGACGTGGCCCTCGCCCTGGAGCATGAGCTGGACCGCCTCGCCCGAGCCGCCGCGGATCATCGAGCCGATCGACTGGGAGCGGTGCAGGGAGGTGCCGAGGTTGGCGGTCCAGCCGACCACCGCGTCCGTGTCGACGTACACCGGCTGGTCCTTGGTGACCGGGATGACCAGGGGGTTGCCCTCGCAGATCAGGCCGAGGCGGCCGGTGCCGGTGAAGACGCTGTTGAACAGGCCGCCGCCGGTGATGCCCGCGCCCTTCACCGTCTCGATCTTGTACGAGAGGGTCGCGTCGAAGCACAGGACGTTGCGGCCGTTGACGGTGAGGACGTCGCCGGGCTCCACGTCGACTATGAAGCAGTTCTGCGCCTCGTGCGCGAACCACGCCTCGCCCTGGCCGCGCACGGCCATCAGCGGCAGCCCCTCGCCGGTCACCGCCCGCTTGAGCAGGCCGCCGACGCCGCCCTGGCTCTTCCGCTCGAACTGGAGGCTGCCCCGGTAGGCGATCATCGCGCCCTGGCGAGCGAGCATCTCGCCATTGACGGCGTACTTGATGGACTTGGCGTTCTGGAGGGTCATGCCGGGTATGTGGGCCGGCTGCGCCATGTGGTCGTTGGAGAACAGGTCACTCTTCATGACCACATCTTGGGCTATGGCTTCCGGGCGCGGAAGCGCATTCCGCCGGTCTCCGGGTGCAGCAGGACCTCGGCCCCGGAGAAGCCCGCCGCCTTGAGACGGGTGGGCAGACCGGCCGGGTCCACGGTGTTCATGACGTCCCCGACGTGCAGCTCGTCGAGCTCGCGGCTCGGCTGGCTGTCGCTGCCCGCGAAGACGCCGCCGGGGCGGAGCACGCGGAACGCCTCCGCGAAGATGCGGTCCTGGAGCTCGTCGGTCGGCACGTGGTGCAGCATCGTGAAGCCGACGACCGCGGAGTACGCCGCGTCGGGCAGCGGCATCCTGGCGGCGTCCGCGTGCAGGATCCGGGCCCGGCCGCCCCAGTCGCGCTCCAGGAGCCGGGCGGTCGCCCCGTCGATCTCGACGGCGGTGAGGGAGGGGACGAGGTCGACGAGCACGCGGAGGTTGGCGCCGTAGCCAGGCCCGATCTCCACCACCTCGTCGCCGAGTTCGATGTCTTCAAGGGCCCACGGCAGGATGCGGTCCCGTACGGTCTGCGCCCACTCCTCGGAGCTGCACAGCTGCTGGTGTGCTTCGTTCATCGGCATACGGCGACGCTAGGCCGCGCCCCGTCGTGTCAGCCACGGGCTAGACTGCCGTCCCATGTCGCGAACCGGACACGGTCGAACGGGTCATGGCCGAACCGGACACGCCCGAACCGCCGGGCCCAGCGCGCCGATCACCACCGCGATCTTCGTCGGCAGCTTCGCGATGCCGCGCGGCCGCGCCTTCCGCACGCACACCCACCCGGTCCACCAACTCGCCTGGGCCTCCCAGGGGTTGCTCCGCGTCCGCACCGGACAGGGCACTTGGATGCTGCCGCCCTCGCTCGCCCTGTGGATCCCCGCCGGGCTGCCCCACGCGACCGAGGCGGAGGGCGACACGGTGATGCGCAGCCCCTACGTCGACCCCACGCACTGTCCCGCCGACTCCGTCTGGACCGAACCCACTGTGCTGGCCGTTGGGCCTCTCCCGCGCGCCCTCATCGACCACCTGGTCCGTACCGACCTGCCCACGGACGCCCGCTCGCGCGCCGAGGCGGTACTGCTCGACGTCCTGCGGCCCGTGCCCGTGGCGACGGTCTCCGTCTCCGAGCCGCGCGACCCGCGGGCCCTGCGGGTCGCGCGTGCGCTCGCCGACGACCCGGCCGACGACCGGACCCTGGAGGCCTGGGGGAGCGAAGTGGGCGCCGCCGAACGGACCTTGGCGCGGCTCTTCACCGCGGAGACCGGCCTGGCCTTCGGCCAGTGGCGCAAGCGGCTGCGGATGCGGGCCGCGATGCCGCTGCTCGCCGAGGGCCTCCCGGTGGAGGCGGTCGCCCGGCGCGTGGGCTACGCGTCGGCGAGCTCGTTCGTCGCGGCCTTCCACCGGGTCGTGGGCCTCACGCCCCGGCAGTACTTCCCCGTCCGCGAGGAGTGACGCGCCGGGCGGCACGCTTCGGCCCGCACCGAAGCGTCGCGCCCGTACGTTCGTGCCATGACACTTCGGTACGAGGAGTTCCGCGACCTGCACCGCCGCCCCGGCGCGCCCCTGGTCCTGCCCAACGCCTGGGACCACGCGTCGGCCGCCGCGCTCGTCGCCGCGGGGTTCCGCGCGATCGGCACGACCAGCCTGGGCGTGGCCGCCGCCGCGGGACTGCCGGACGGCACGGGCGCCGCCCGCGCGCAGACCGTACGGCTCGCCCGCGGCCTGGCCCGCACCGACGCCCTCGTCACCGTCGACATCGAGGGCGGCTTCAGTGACCGACCCGAGGAAGTCGCCGCTCTCGTAGGCGAGTTGGCGGACGCCGGGATCGTCGGAGTGAACATCGAGGACGGCCGCCCCGACGGCACGCTGCGCGACGCCGGGCACCAGAGCGAGATCCTGCACGCCGTGCGCGAGACGGCGTCGGGGCGGCTCTTCGTCAACGCCCGCACGGATACGTACTGGCTGCCGGGTGCAGGGGCGGCGGCGGAGACTGCCGACCGGCTCCGTGCCTACCAACGGGCGGGCGCGGACGGGGTGTTCGTCCCCGGACTGCGGGACGTACGTGCGATCACGGAGCTGGCCGCCGCGACCCTCGACACCCCGCTGAACATCCTCCACGCGCCGGACGGCCCTTCCCTCGCCGAGCTCGCGGAGGCGGGCGTCCGGCGGATCAGCACCGGCTCGCTGCTGTTCCGCGCGGCACTCGGCGCGGCGGTGGCGGCGGCCGCGTCGGTGGCCCGGGGCGTCCCGGTGCCCGCCCGCGTCCCGTCGTACGCCGAGACCCAGGCCTTGTCCGACGCGGCCGCCGTGGCGAGGTCGGCCCCGGGTCAGTAGGCGACCTTGCCGGTCCCGTCGTTGCCGCCGGAGAATTCGAGGTAGAACTCCCACCCGTTCGGCACGTTGTCGTCGAGCACCTTCCACTGGCCCGCCTTGGCGTACTGGTAGTCCCCGCAGCCGTGGCGGTAGCAGATCTTGACGTGCCGGTTGTAGTTCACCTTGATGTTGATGTCCGCGCAGTTGCCGGTGGTCTTGGCCCAGGCGGTACCGGCGGGCCAGATCGCCGTGGTGCCGCTGCCCTCGGCCTTGTAGTTCTTCGCGCTGCCGTAGCAGGACTGGATCTGGGCCCCGGCCTTCGGCGCGTCGGCGCTCGCCGTCGCGGCGGTCGCGGCGGCCATTCCTCCGCCGAGCATGACGGAGGTCAGAGCGATCGGAGCCATGCGTGAACGTATGCGCATGAGTGTTTCCCCCTGTTTCGGCTTCATCCGTGGTCATCGGCGTACTCGCCGACGAGCGGAGAAGTTACGCGGGGAGCGCGGTGGTACACGTCAACCCATGGGTGTCGATGAGGGGTAAACCTGGGTGTTAGCCGGGTGCGGAGTAAACCGTCGCGGCAGTGGAATCCCCGACGAAGTAAGGTGCCAGCCGGGGAAGGGAATTGGTAACTGATGACAGCAGCGGACGCGGTGCCCATCGTCTTCGTTCACGGGACGCGCTTCAGCGCGGGCCAGTGGAGCATGCAGATCGCCGCACTCCGGGACGAATTCCCGGTGGTCGCCGTCGACTTGCCCGGCCACGGAGAGCGCTCGGCTCAGCCCTGGAGCCTGAGCGCCGCGACGGAGATCATCGCTGCCGCGGTGGACTCGCTCGACCGTGGACCGGCCCTGGTCGTCGGGCACTCGCTCGGCGGATACGCCTCGCTGGAGTTCGCGCGGCGCTGTCCGGAACACCTGCGCGGGCTGATCCTCGCGGGAGCCAGTGCCTCCACCCGCGGACTCTGGACAGCGCCCTATCGGTGGGTCGCCAGGCAGGTGCCTCGTATGTCGGCGGATCGGCTGGCCCGGTGGAACGATCGGTTGCTGCGGCGGCTCTACCCACGGGAAGTGGTGGAGGCGACCATCCGTTC contains these protein-coding regions:
- a CDS encoding isocitrate lyase/PEP mutase family protein, with the protein product MTLRYEEFRDLHRRPGAPLVLPNAWDHASAAALVAAGFRAIGTTSLGVAAAAGLPDGTGAARAQTVRLARGLARTDALVTVDIEGGFSDRPEEVAALVGELADAGIVGVNIEDGRPDGTLRDAGHQSEILHAVRETASGRLFVNARTDTYWLPGAGAAAETADRLRAYQRAGADGVFVPGLRDVRAITELAAATLDTPLNILHAPDGPSLAELAEAGVRRISTGSLLFRAALGAAVAAAASVARGVPVPARVPSYAETQALSDAAAVARSAPGQ
- a CDS encoding AIM24 family protein — its product is MKSDLFSNDHMAQPAHIPGMTLQNAKSIKYAVNGEMLARQGAMIAYRGSLQFERKSQGGVGGLLKRAVTGEGLPLMAVRGQGEAWFAHEAQNCFIVDVEPGDVLTVNGRNVLCFDATLSYKIETVKGAGITGGGLFNSVFTGTGRLGLICEGNPLVIPVTKDQPVYVDTDAVVGWTANLGTSLHRSQSIGSMIRGGSGEAVQLMLQGEGHVIVRPSEATPQKPQQH
- a CDS encoding AraC family transcriptional regulator, whose translation is MSRTGHGRTGHGRTGHARTAGPSAPITTAIFVGSFAMPRGRAFRTHTHPVHQLAWASQGLLRVRTGQGTWMLPPSLALWIPAGLPHATEAEGDTVMRSPYVDPTHCPADSVWTEPTVLAVGPLPRALIDHLVRTDLPTDARSRAEAVLLDVLRPVPVATVSVSEPRDPRALRVARALADDPADDRTLEAWGSEVGAAERTLARLFTAETGLAFGQWRKRLRMRAAMPLLAEGLPVEAVARRVGYASASSFVAAFHRVVGLTPRQYFPVREE
- a CDS encoding alpha/beta fold hydrolase, producing the protein MTAADAVPIVFVHGTRFSAGQWSMQIAALRDEFPVVAVDLPGHGERSAQPWSLSAATEIIAAAVDSLDRGPALVVGHSLGGYASLEFARRCPEHLRGLILAGASASTRGLWTAPYRWVARQVPRMSADRLARWNDRLLRRLYPREVVEATIRSGYAFHTLPAAWGEVLGRFDAGAMRHVKGPVLILNGEKDTLFRAGEADFARAHPHARVELIPRARHLANFDDPDAFTDAVRRFARQLPAVG
- a CDS encoding class I SAM-dependent methyltransferase, yielding MPMNEAHQQLCSSEEWAQTVRDRILPWALEDIELGDEVVEIGPGYGANLRVLVDLVPSLTAVEIDGATARLLERDWGGRARILHADAARMPLPDAAYSAVVGFTMLHHVPTDELQDRIFAEAFRVLRPGGVFAGSDSQPSRELDELHVGDVMNTVDPAGLPTRLKAAGFSGAEVLLHPETGGMRFRARKP